One Nitrospira sp. SG-bin1 genomic region harbors:
- a CDS encoding outer membrane protein assembly factor BamA — MVVSILWSVLEALAQVPELKVASIEIRGAKRIEVPAIAGRLTLKVGDRYTPDNVRGQVKILYDTGFFEDVQVETESVVQGMAVTFVVQEKPFITEIVFDGNEQLTDEKLKEKTTIKNQTFLDQQQVKESAETIRLAYQHDGYYNAQVVPVIETLDGDRKRLTFHITEGEKARIKTVIFEGLRAATKNEMLAVMATREWIPWYGFFTKLKLPSMVSDAGVLKRDELTNDVERIREVLLNKGYFNVRVGQPSVELTEDNKWFIVTYPITEGEPFTIGEIGFRGHTVFEEPELREGLRLKEGEIFQRAKIRDEITRITDLYGSKGYSFAEVTPSVNPNNEERTVGIIFNIKEGEMMRIRQINIYGNDKTRDNVIRREIRVDEQDVIDTASLKRSFQRLNNLNFFETVEILPNQVAPDKVDLNVRVKEKPTGMFSLGGGFSTLDRLVAIADITQGNLGGYGYLGRIRGQLGQRRQLGSITFRNPYLYDSLTSLQIDGYLTQTNFLSYFENRTGGNVTLGRWLSEYVTGSVSIFGEQITFKDPQFGICPDLVPIVCRQLGTQSSTGFRFALFRDTRDYYLDPRSGWRIGGGFDIGTPLMGGSNNFIKYYVDVIKVTPLPFDMRVSLRARFGEVQALGGTQIPLSERFFVGGINTMRGFAFGRAGPVVPTTRAPFGAAKQLIFSNELIFTISSEAKLNGVLFFDYGKGFDDDEPLSLDLRSAAGLEGRWISPFGPLRVAYGLNLDRRTGERFGVFEFTIGTLF, encoded by the coding sequence ATGGTCGTCTCCATATTATGGAGCGTGCTCGAAGCACTCGCACAGGTTCCAGAACTCAAGGTCGCCTCGATCGAGATTCGGGGAGCCAAACGAATCGAAGTTCCGGCGATTGCCGGTCGGCTCACCCTGAAAGTCGGCGATCGCTACACGCCGGACAATGTACGCGGACAAGTGAAGATTTTATACGACACCGGTTTCTTCGAGGATGTGCAGGTTGAAACCGAATCGGTCGTTCAGGGGATGGCGGTGACCTTTGTCGTGCAGGAGAAACCGTTCATTACCGAGATCGTTTTCGACGGCAATGAACAGTTGACCGACGAGAAATTGAAGGAAAAAACGACCATCAAGAACCAGACATTTCTTGATCAACAGCAGGTGAAGGAAAGCGCAGAGACTATCCGCCTGGCCTACCAGCATGACGGATATTACAACGCACAAGTTGTTCCCGTGATCGAGACGTTAGACGGGGATCGGAAACGTCTGACCTTCCATATTACGGAGGGAGAGAAGGCCAGGATTAAGACGGTCATCTTCGAAGGACTGCGTGCGGCCACGAAGAACGAGATGTTGGCTGTCATGGCGACTCGGGAATGGATCCCTTGGTACGGGTTCTTCACGAAGCTCAAGCTGCCATCGATGGTGTCCGATGCGGGTGTCTTGAAGCGCGACGAGCTGACCAACGATGTGGAGCGGATCAGGGAAGTGCTGCTGAATAAGGGGTACTTCAATGTTCGCGTCGGTCAGCCGTCGGTGGAACTGACCGAAGATAACAAATGGTTCATTGTCACGTACCCCATTACCGAGGGAGAGCCGTTTACGATAGGAGAAATAGGGTTTCGAGGGCATACGGTGTTTGAAGAACCCGAGCTTCGAGAAGGATTGAGGCTCAAGGAGGGGGAGATTTTTCAGCGTGCCAAGATCCGAGATGAGATCACGCGGATCACGGATTTGTATGGGAGCAAAGGGTACTCGTTTGCCGAAGTGACGCCCAGTGTCAATCCGAATAATGAGGAACGGACGGTCGGTATCATCTTCAATATCAAAGAAGGGGAGATGATGCGGATCCGGCAGATCAATATCTATGGCAACGACAAAACGCGGGACAATGTCATTCGACGGGAGATACGAGTCGATGAACAGGATGTGATCGATACGGCTTCTCTGAAACGCAGTTTTCAACGGCTCAATAACTTGAATTTTTTCGAGACCGTCGAAATACTGCCGAATCAGGTCGCGCCCGACAAGGTGGATCTGAACGTGCGTGTGAAAGAAAAACCGACCGGGATGTTCAGCCTCGGCGGTGGGTTCAGTACGCTGGACCGACTGGTCGCGATTGCCGATATCACGCAAGGAAATTTAGGCGGGTACGGTTATCTGGGACGCATTCGCGGCCAGCTGGGCCAACGAAGACAACTTGGGTCCATTACCTTCCGCAATCCCTACCTGTACGATTCGTTGACGTCATTGCAAATAGACGGCTACCTCACGCAGACGAATTTCCTGTCCTATTTTGAGAACCGAACCGGCGGAAACGTCACGCTCGGCCGCTGGTTGTCGGAATATGTAACGGGGAGCGTCAGCATCTTTGGGGAGCAAATCACGTTCAAAGACCCTCAATTCGGCATTTGTCCTGATCTGGTTCCGATCGTATGCCGCCAATTGGGGACACAGTCATCGACGGGATTTCGGTTTGCCTTGTTCCGTGACACCAGAGACTACTACCTCGATCCTCGCTCCGGCTGGCGTATCGGTGGAGGGTTTGATATCGGAACGCCTCTTATGGGAGGGTCCAACAATTTTATCAAGTACTACGTCGATGTGATCAAGGTGACTCCGCTTCCGTTTGACATGAGAGTGTCGCTGCGGGCGCGCTTCGGCGAGGTTCAAGCACTCGGTGGGACACAGATCCCGCTCAGTGAACGCTTCTTTGTGGGCGGCATCAATACCATGCGTGGGTTTGCCTTCGGGAGGGCCGGTCCCGTCGTTCCCACGACGAGGGCGCCATTCGGTGCGGCCAAGCAATTAATTTTCAGCAATGAACTGATCTTTACGATCTCTTCCGAAGCAAAATTGAACGGGGTACTCTTTTTTGACTATGGAAAAGGGTTTGACGACGACGAACCGTTGTCGCTCGACTTAAGATCGGCGGCCGGCTTGGAGGGACGCTGGATCTCTCCCTTCGGCCCATTGCGTGTCGCCTATGGACTCAACCTTGATCGAAGGACCGGTGAACGATTTGGCGTATTCGAGTTTACGATCGGGACGTTATTCTAG
- a CDS encoding 3-hydroxyacyl-[acyl-carrier-protein] dehydratase FabZ produces MAAVEQAEIQALLPHRYPFLLVDRIKEFEPHKRIIGVKNVTINEPFFQGHFPGRPVMPGVLIIEAMAQAGGVLVFKSGGTVGKTIMYLTGVEEAKFRRPVVPGDQLRFEIDVLKKRPPFWKMQGKAYVDNEVVCEAVVTAMVMEEKTETR; encoded by the coding sequence ATGGCAGCGGTCGAGCAGGCTGAAATTCAGGCGTTACTTCCGCACCGGTACCCGTTCTTGCTGGTGGATCGAATCAAAGAATTTGAACCGCATAAGCGGATCATTGGAGTCAAAAATGTGACGATCAATGAGCCGTTCTTTCAAGGCCATTTCCCAGGACGCCCTGTGATGCCGGGAGTGCTCATTATCGAAGCCATGGCGCAAGCAGGTGGTGTGTTGGTATTCAAGTCGGGAGGAACGGTCGGGAAGACGATCATGTATCTGACCGGTGTCGAGGAGGCCAAATTCCGGCGTCCAGTGGTCCCGGGCGATCAGCTTCGGTTTGAGATCGACGTACTCAAGAAGCGTCCGCCATTCTGGAAGATGCAAGGGAAAGCGTACGTGGACAACGAAGTGGTCTGTGAAGCCGTGGTGACGGCGATGGTGATGGAAGAGAAGACGGAAACACGGTAA